A part of Flavobacteriaceae bacterium GSB9 genomic DNA contains:
- a CDS encoding ribose-phosphate pyrophosphokinase, which translates to MPIVITEAKIFACTQSKVLGEKIAKAFGAELGNVITSTYSDGEFQPSYEESIRGTRIFIIGSTNPGPENLMEMLLMIDAAKRASARHITAVLPYFGWARQDRKDKPRVPIAAKLVAKMLEAAGATRIITMDLHADQIQGFFEKPVDHLFASTIFLPYLRSLNLDNLTIASPDMGGSKRAYAYSKALKSDVVICYKQRAKANVISHMELIGDVTGKNVVLVDDMVDTAGTLTRAADLMMERGALSVRAICTHPLLSGKAYDNLNNSQLEELIVTDSIPVKPLSDKIRVLSCAELFAEVMEKVHNNKSISSKFVM; encoded by the coding sequence ATGCCTATTGTGATAACAGAAGCTAAAATTTTCGCTTGCACACAAAGTAAAGTGCTAGGTGAAAAAATTGCAAAAGCCTTTGGAGCAGAGCTGGGCAATGTTATTACCTCTACATATAGTGATGGAGAATTTCAACCATCTTATGAAGAGTCTATTAGAGGAACGCGAATTTTTATTATCGGTTCAACAAACCCTGGGCCTGAAAACCTAATGGAGATGTTGTTGATGATTGATGCGGCAAAGCGCGCATCAGCAAGGCATATCACTGCGGTTTTACCTTATTTTGGATGGGCAAGGCAAGATAGAAAGGATAAGCCAAGAGTGCCTATTGCAGCAAAATTGGTTGCAAAAATGTTGGAGGCTGCTGGTGCAACCCGTATAATTACTATGGACTTGCATGCCGATCAAATACAAGGGTTTTTCGAGAAACCAGTAGATCATTTGTTTGCATCCACCATATTTTTGCCATATCTAAGAAGTTTAAATTTAGATAATCTAACTATAGCATCGCCAGATATGGGAGGTTCAAAAAGGGCTTACGCCTATTCAAAAGCTTTAAAAAGCGATGTGGTAATTTGTTATAAGCAACGTGCTAAAGCTAACGTTATTTCCCATATGGAACTCATTGGAGATGTAACTGGTAAAAACGTGGTTTTGGTTGACGATATGGTCGATACCGCAGGAACTTTAACTAGAGCGGCCGACTTGATGATGGAGCGTGGTGCATTAAGCGTAAGAGCTATTTGTACGCATCCACTTTTATCAGGAAAGGCTTATGATAATTTAAACAATTCACAACTGGAAGAATTGATAGTAACCGATTCTATTCCTGTAAAGCCTCTAAGCGATAAAATTAGGGTGTTGAGCTGTGCAGAATTGTTTGCCGAAGTGATGGAAAAAGTACATAACAACAAGTCTATCAGTTCAAAATTTGTAATGTAG
- a CDS encoding PKD domain-containing protein yields MASFLCASAQDILNDTLARTATIKAETNGNVVTFTPETPELQQIAGAPKAFYTHYWEFGDGHFSTEEKPKHIYKEKGEYEVKLWATNNYDTGKPPTTRPKKVYVNSVFEDYEETASMEEDFILKRNREPVPDQDMVLIVRYKNPKTYETNGKIYLFYNEQKFKADNFEILDTRTYHGEKKLSTGGFAFTRKIDDDDTFLASTNKFRLNKQQIPQDSTEKTNLPVTISEAQSLYRNWQVLEFDGMQPEEERNMFFTLKTTPEMVKDTSAIISVRGVYVPDANYDNHKVKDMEMEIVTSHDPNKMSSNGTIMNYRLVRFKTLKYKIKFQNNGEGPARTIRLETDIPDMLDKSTLEVTDMYPKCDICPKREVLYSCLDTTLTDTQAIFTFKNIYLPGSEQKNVKEYDSTKGFVKYKIKFAEDFHKKKTKSRTAIIFDKNEPIITNYSTTRFMPGISIGAKVGYNSFSDLNNSESYFFGVTLSPYKSYRWYWQVELMNNFHKYDSYTQIEEGIVQDASGFRFRQRTTTNTSYENIDWDIPVLVRYNINNYIGLGAGLQNSISVSEKQQQDIFIERFEGVQPGAPVFEIAEESSEASNSFTNFRTGLLFEATAGFARIGPSLGARYIMNFDNDFNYWQFYAIWKF; encoded by the coding sequence TTGGCAAGTTTTTTATGCGCTTCGGCTCAAGATATTCTTAACGATACCTTGGCCAGAACCGCCACAATAAAAGCTGAAACTAACGGTAACGTAGTAACGTTTACTCCAGAAACACCAGAATTACAACAAATTGCCGGTGCACCAAAAGCGTTCTATACCCATTACTGGGAATTTGGCGACGGCCACTTCAGTACCGAAGAGAAACCCAAACATATTTATAAAGAAAAAGGCGAATACGAAGTTAAACTTTGGGCCACCAATAATTACGACACTGGAAAACCACCAACCACACGACCCAAAAAGGTGTATGTAAATTCGGTTTTTGAAGATTACGAAGAAACAGCCTCGATGGAAGAAGATTTCATATTAAAACGTAATCGCGAACCCGTTCCCGATCAAGATATGGTGCTTATTGTGCGCTACAAAAATCCGAAAACCTACGAAACTAATGGAAAAATCTATTTGTTTTACAATGAACAGAAATTTAAAGCTGATAATTTTGAAATATTGGACACCCGAACTTATCATGGTGAAAAAAAGCTTTCAACCGGAGGTTTTGCTTTTACCCGCAAAATAGATGACGACGATACTTTTTTGGCATCAACAAATAAATTCAGACTTAATAAACAGCAAATCCCACAGGATTCTACCGAAAAAACCAATTTGCCGGTTACCATTTCTGAAGCGCAATCACTATACAGAAATTGGCAAGTTTTGGAGTTTGACGGTATGCAACCCGAAGAAGAGCGCAACATGTTTTTTACTTTGAAAACCACACCCGAAATGGTTAAAGACACCAGTGCCATTATTTCGGTACGCGGCGTTTACGTGCCCGATGCCAATTACGACAATCACAAAGTGAAAGACATGGAAATGGAAATCGTCACCTCACACGACCCCAATAAAATGTCGTCTAACGGGACTATAATGAACTACCGCTTGGTGCGTTTTAAAACCCTGAAGTATAAAATTAAATTCCAAAACAACGGTGAAGGGCCAGCGCGCACCATTCGACTCGAAACCGATATACCCGACATGCTGGACAAATCAACTTTAGAAGTCACTGACATGTACCCCAAATGCGATATTTGCCCCAAACGTGAAGTTTTGTACAGTTGCTTAGACACCACTTTAACTGACACCCAAGCCATTTTCACTTTTAAAAATATTTACCTACCGGGCAGCGAACAAAAAAATGTAAAAGAGTACGACAGCACCAAAGGTTTTGTAAAATACAAGATTAAATTTGCTGAAGATTTCCACAAGAAAAAAACCAAAAGCCGCACAGCCATTATTTTCGATAAAAACGAACCCATCATCACCAATTATTCTACTACCCGGTTTATGCCGGGCATCTCCATTGGTGCCAAAGTGGGTTACAATTCATTTTCAGATTTAAACAATTCCGAAAGCTACTTTTTTGGCGTCACCCTTTCGCCATACAAATCGTACCGTTGGTATTGGCAAGTGGAGTTGATGAATAATTTTCACAAATACGATTCCTATACTCAAATTGAAGAAGGTATTGTGCAAGACGCATCTGGATTTCGTTTTAGGCAACGAACCACCACCAATACTTCATATGAAAATATTGATTGGGATATTCCAGTATTAGTGCGATACAATATTAATAATTATATAGGTTTGGGCGCAGGATTACAAAACTCCATTTCTGTAAGTGAAAAGCAACAGCAAGATATTTTCATTGAACGGTTTGAAGGGGTCCAGCCCGGTGCGCCCGTGTTCGAAATCGCTGAAGAAAGTAGCGAGGCGAGCAACTCCTTTACCAATTTTCGCACAGGCTTGTTGTTTGAAGCCACGGCGGGTTTTGCCCGTATTGGCCCTAGTTTGGGCGCACGCTACATCATGAATTTTGATAATGATTTTAACTATTGGCAATTTTACGCCATTTGGAAGTTTTGA
- a CDS encoding retroviral-like aspartic protease family protein — translation MPEKETLQQFLLKKGYTKVKLHLTKTNHFEIKASINGNKGRFILDTGASSSCVDFEGIDTFKLNAEDSIIKAAGAGAINMETKMAKKNKIKIGKWSNNKVVLVLFNLTHVNTALTEHNSKPVDGIIGADILKKAKAVIDYQKKYLYLKI, via the coding sequence ATGCCAGAAAAAGAAACCCTTCAGCAGTTTCTTCTTAAAAAAGGATATACCAAGGTGAAGCTTCATCTTACCAAAACCAATCATTTTGAAATAAAAGCTTCCATTAATGGCAATAAAGGACGCTTTATTCTTGATACAGGGGCATCAAGTTCGTGCGTAGATTTTGAGGGTATTGATACTTTTAAGCTTAACGCAGAAGACTCCATAATAAAGGCTGCCGGTGCAGGAGCTATTAATATGGAAACCAAAATGGCAAAGAAAAACAAAATAAAAATCGGCAAATGGTCTAATAACAAAGTTGTTTTGGTTTTATTTAACCTAACACATGTAAACACTGCACTTACCGAACATAATTCAAAACCTGTTGATGGCATTATTGGTGCCGATATTTTAAAAAAAGCTAAAGCCGTAATTGATTATCAAAAGAAATATTTATATTTAAAAATATAA
- a CDS encoding response regulator transcription factor: protein MNTSIVIADDHPLMLRGLTDFLNSKGYDIVGSAEDGNVAYNLIVKHKPEIAILDIRMPLKTGLEIAEQCKKNNLPTKIILITFDKEEDLYDQAKAFNVFGYILKDFAIEEIETCINHVKNGTPYFSEEIVEYLSKSNLQKKPEVLELLTKAEIKIVKLVSKNKTSQEIANELSISVRTVDKHRSNIVHKLNLDNKPTSLSIWANLNKDYL, encoded by the coding sequence ATGAACACCTCTATTGTAATAGCAGATGACCATCCGCTTATGCTGCGTGGTCTTACCGACTTTTTAAATTCGAAAGGCTACGATATTGTAGGCAGTGCTGAAGACGGAAACGTTGCATACAACCTTATTGTTAAGCACAAACCAGAGATTGCCATTTTGGATATTAGAATGCCACTTAAAACAGGGCTAGAGATTGCCGAACAATGCAAAAAAAATAATTTACCCACTAAAATTATTTTGATAACCTTTGATAAGGAAGAAGACCTTTATGATCAGGCCAAAGCTTTTAATGTATTTGGCTATATTTTAAAAGATTTCGCCATTGAAGAAATAGAAACGTGCATAAACCACGTAAAAAACGGCACACCTTATTTTAGTGAAGAAATAGTCGAGTATTTGAGCAAAAGCAACCTACAAAAAAAACCAGAGGTTTTGGAATTGCTCACAAAAGCTGAAATTAAAATTGTGAAACTGGTTTCAAAAAACAAAACTAGCCAAGAAATAGCCAACGAACTATCTATTTCTGTAAGGACCGTTGATAAGCATAGAAGCAATATTGTTCACAAGTTAAACTTAGACAACAAACCCACATCGCTTTCCATTTGGGCAAACTTAAACAAAGATTATTTGTAA
- a CDS encoding CHAT domain-containing protein: MKKLCFLFVFLSTFGFSQNLEEQIYVAAETFMVNKNENSLKILSQKEVQFKKQIQTKDEHLAMVFLQCHKGFYLESESKLRDAISTFEAALKRFNQHHLSSISDFDIIESCMIPLGNLYTKTNDFTNAESIIKQYIFLAEKSENFKHQISGAINLSKLYQTLGRHKTVIKLTSSYIDNPNSTKLQKQKLIEINIDSQMALGEISSDEDVPVPLDSEKKHRLALQNQNYEMAFKIFQDVKAERFSSKELSTRYLAKLHLEEAQLLTLLGENDTALKSLNSAIKTLIPNLSGKTLPQKEDLHAENTFIDIFDLYAEIEPDTFKALRYFDLSFYVSDLLRNNWTAQETKILNQTATRIRSEKCIDLLFNAYTTSKDTTFVIKALQYAEQSKATSLSDMFFKKQQIKKFPNDTLLQREFELLKKQEHITSLLVKEQLGDNRVSKINQFNKQLNELSISIKALKHYISEKYPNNDNVFSLKDLQHKLKKDQAILAAYFYGKKHIYQFVVSDNDIHLNRIKKGAAVEKSIVDFINLFNNPKTINNNISNYTEQAFGLYKLLKLAALNDIKNVVIIPDGLLNFIPFDALLTQETTSTAFSKMPFVVFSTCIAYNSSIAMYLNTSASANKNKLLGIFPIFEGSNQSLNFSKQEAESIKNNMQATILMNEAASKENFIEKSNDYPILHLSTHAQSGDFVSPASLSFYNENILLNEIYGLNLNSRLVILSACETGVGKLYKSEGAMSIARGFQYAGAQNVLFSLWQINDLSTAKIMQSFYEEFNKHQSAFVANTQSKITYLENESISNTKKSPYYWSAFVYYGNLEAEKHCSLIIYIFFGILIIFIALFLFFKKTERCQKKKPFSSFFLKKDIPR, translated from the coding sequence ATGAAAAAACTATGCTTTCTTTTTGTGTTCCTAAGCACTTTCGGTTTTTCGCAAAATCTGGAAGAGCAAATTTATGTCGCGGCAGAAACGTTTATGGTCAATAAAAATGAAAATTCTCTAAAAATATTAAGTCAGAAAGAAGTCCAATTCAAAAAGCAAATTCAGACCAAAGACGAACATTTGGCCATGGTTTTTTTACAATGCCATAAAGGGTTCTATTTAGAGTCGGAATCAAAATTAAGAGATGCCATTTCCACTTTTGAAGCTGCATTAAAACGCTTTAACCAGCATCATCTTTCAAGTATTTCAGATTTTGATATTATTGAAAGTTGCATGATTCCTTTGGGCAACCTGTACACCAAAACAAATGATTTCACCAATGCCGAAAGCATTATAAAACAGTATATTTTTTTAGCCGAAAAAAGTGAAAATTTCAAACACCAAATTAGTGGTGCTATTAACCTGTCGAAATTATACCAAACCCTTGGGCGGCACAAAACGGTTATAAAATTAACTTCATCATATATTGATAACCCCAATTCCACAAAACTTCAAAAACAAAAACTAATTGAAATAAACATTGATAGCCAAATGGCCCTTGGTGAGATTTCGAGCGATGAAGATGTTCCCGTTCCTCTTGACAGTGAAAAAAAACACAGGTTAGCGTTACAAAACCAAAACTATGAAATGGCTTTTAAAATTTTTCAAGATGTCAAGGCTGAACGGTTTTCTAGCAAAGAGCTTTCTACTCGTTATTTAGCAAAACTGCACTTGGAAGAAGCCCAACTTCTAACATTATTGGGCGAAAATGATACAGCTCTAAAAAGTTTAAATAGTGCTATAAAAACTCTAATACCAAATCTCAGTGGTAAAACACTGCCACAAAAAGAAGATTTACATGCCGAAAACACCTTTATTGACATTTTTGATTTGTATGCCGAAATAGAACCAGACACCTTTAAAGCATTGCGATACTTCGACCTCAGTTTTTATGTTTCAGACTTGTTACGAAATAATTGGACGGCACAAGAAACCAAAATACTAAACCAAACGGCCACCAGAATTAGGAGCGAAAAATGTATTGATTTACTATTTAATGCCTATACAACATCCAAAGACACTACATTTGTAATTAAAGCATTGCAATACGCCGAACAGAGTAAGGCTACCTCGTTAAGCGATATGTTCTTTAAAAAACAGCAGATAAAGAAGTTTCCCAACGATACACTTTTACAGCGCGAATTCGAGCTTCTCAAAAAACAAGAACACATTACCAGTTTATTGGTTAAAGAGCAATTGGGAGACAATCGTGTTTCAAAAATCAATCAATTCAACAAACAGCTAAACGAATTAAGTATTTCTATTAAAGCATTGAAACATTACATTTCGGAGAAATATCCCAATAACGATAATGTCTTTTCTTTAAAAGACTTGCAACATAAACTCAAAAAAGACCAAGCCATTTTGGCAGCGTATTTTTATGGTAAAAAGCATATTTACCAATTTGTGGTTTCAGATAACGATATACACCTAAATCGCATTAAAAAAGGTGCTGCCGTCGAAAAAAGCATTGTTGATTTCATCAATCTTTTTAACAACCCGAAGACAATCAACAACAATATTTCAAACTATACCGAACAAGCTTTTGGACTGTATAAACTTTTAAAATTAGCAGCACTAAACGATATAAAAAATGTTGTTATTATTCCTGATGGATTGTTGAATTTCATTCCTTTTGATGCACTTTTAACCCAAGAAACAACCTCAACTGCCTTTTCAAAAATGCCGTTTGTGGTTTTTTCCACTTGTATTGCTTACAATTCGAGTATAGCTATGTATTTAAATACCTCGGCATCGGCAAATAAGAATAAACTTTTGGGTATTTTTCCCATTTTTGAGGGCAGCAACCAATCTTTAAATTTTTCAAAACAAGAAGCCGAATCCATTAAGAATAACATGCAAGCTACTATTTTAATGAATGAAGCGGCCAGCAAAGAAAATTTTATTGAAAAAAGTAACGATTACCCCATTTTGCATTTATCCACCCATGCTCAAAGCGGCGATTTTGTTTCTCCGGCAAGCCTTTCATTCTACAATGAAAATATACTTTTAAACGAAATTTACGGTTTAAACCTCAACTCTAGATTAGTAATTTTAAGCGCCTGCGAAACGGGAGTGGGCAAACTATACAAATCGGAAGGTGCCATGAGCATTGCCCGCGGTTTTCAATATGCAGGAGCACAAAACGTACTGTTTTCACTTTGGCAGATAAACGATTTATCCACGGCTAAAATTATGCAATCGTTTTATGAGGAATTCAATAAACACCAATCGGCTTTTGTGGCCAACACCCAATCAAAAATCACCTATCTTGAAAACGAATCGATAAGCAACACAAAAAAATCGCCATACTATTGGAGTGCCTTCGTGTACTATGGTAATCTAGAAGCAGAAAAACATTGTTCCCTTATAATTTATATCTTTTTTGGGATATTAATTATTTTTATTGCCCTATTTTTATTTTTTAAAAAAACAGAAAGATGCCAGAAAAAGAAACCCTTCAGCAGTTTCTTCTTAAAAAAGGATATACCAAGGTGA
- a CDS encoding site-specific integrase — translation MKMHSFPIPSQNIAVAKADYQLAMDLMHQKLTLKKYSPNTIKTYMHMFKQFLAYIHPMPLHQVTTSHIMHYHKELVTKHTVSASYQNQSINAIKFYIEKVLNLPKVSYDFCRPRKAKTLPKVLSMEEVSSILHATRNIKHKTILSIIYGCGLRISECTNLKVEDIDSSNMRVWVRNAKGKKDRITLLSPSLLEQLRAYYRVYRPKQWLFEGPNGGQYSVSSIRQVFNRSKRKAGVTMPATVHSLRHSFATHLLDAGTNLRYIQKLLGHNSSKTTEIYTHVSTTNLINIESPFEKIGKFNTFTNKK, via the coding sequence ATGAAAATGCATTCGTTCCCAATACCAAGTCAAAATATAGCTGTTGCCAAAGCTGATTATCAATTGGCGATGGATTTGATGCATCAAAAACTTACCTTAAAAAAGTACAGCCCGAACACCATTAAGACCTATATGCACATGTTTAAGCAGTTCCTTGCATACATTCACCCAATGCCACTCCATCAGGTCACCACATCGCATATAATGCACTATCACAAAGAATTGGTAACCAAGCATACTGTATCGGCATCCTACCAAAACCAGAGCATAAACGCCATTAAATTCTATATAGAGAAGGTCCTGAACCTTCCCAAGGTATCTTATGATTTTTGTAGGCCCAGAAAGGCAAAGACCTTACCTAAAGTTCTGTCCATGGAAGAAGTGTCTTCCATATTGCATGCCACAAGAAATATTAAGCATAAAACTATACTTTCCATTATATATGGTTGTGGACTACGAATATCCGAATGCACCAACTTAAAAGTCGAGGATATAGACTCTTCCAATATGCGTGTTTGGGTCAGAAACGCCAAGGGGAAAAAGGACAGGATAACGTTGTTATCTCCCAGCTTGTTGGAACAGCTAAGGGCTTATTATAGGGTATACAGACCAAAGCAATGGTTATTTGAAGGACCAAATGGCGGTCAATATAGCGTTTCAAGCATAAGGCAAGTCTTTAATCGTTCCAAGCGTAAAGCTGGTGTTACTATGCCAGCCACGGTTCACAGTTTAAGACACTCCTTTGCGACACATCTCTTGGATGCTGGAACAAATCTCAGATACATACAAAAGCTGTTAGGCCACAACAGCTCTAAGACTACAGAAATTTACACCCATGTAAGTACAACTAATCTCATAAATATTGAAAGTCCTTTCGAAAAGATTGGGAAATTTAATACATTTACAAATAAGAAATAA
- a CDS encoding 50S ribosomal protein L25/general stress protein Ctc has product MKSITINGSQRESVGKKATKALRNAGQVPCVLYGGDKPLHFSAPELAFSKLVYTPNAHTVVIELDNGTTLNAVLQDIQFHPVTDNILHIDFYQLFDDKEISMNIPVRLVGNSRGVKNGGVLRKNNRRLRVRALPANLPDFIQIDITPLKIGDNISVGDLPKDNYEFLHTDNTVVCQIKTARTAILDDDDDEEEEIEGEEGAEGAETPAAEAPAAEE; this is encoded by the coding sequence ATGAAATCAATTACAATCAACGGATCTCAAAGAGAAAGCGTGGGCAAAAAAGCAACAAAAGCCTTACGTAATGCTGGTCAGGTTCCTTGCGTATTATACGGAGGAGATAAGCCACTACATTTCTCTGCACCAGAATTAGCTTTCTCTAAACTTGTATACACGCCTAATGCGCATACAGTTGTGATTGAGCTAGACAACGGTACAACATTAAATGCTGTACTTCAAGACATTCAGTTTCACCCAGTAACTGATAATATTTTACATATAGATTTCTATCAATTATTTGATGATAAAGAAATCTCGATGAATATTCCTGTTCGTCTTGTTGGTAACTCTCGTGGTGTTAAAAACGGTGGTGTTTTAAGAAAAAACAACAGAAGACTGCGTGTTAGAGCATTGCCTGCTAACTTACCAGATTTTATTCAAATCGATATTACACCTTTAAAAATTGGTGATAATATATCTGTTGGTGATTTACCAAAAGATAACTACGAGTTTCTACACACCGATAATACAGTTGTTTGTCAGATTAAAACGGCCAGAACGGCAATTCTTGATGATGACGATGACGAAGAAGAAGAAATTGAAGGAGAAGAAGGAGCTGAAGGAGCAGAAACTCCAGCAGCTGAAGCACCTGCGGCTGAAGAATAG